From the genome of Leptolyngbya sp. FACHB-261, one region includes:
- a CDS encoding AMIN domain-containing protein: MKLSGPLVWLLVGMGSGLAGLPAWAADSQVTGIRLSNSGNRLELSLDLKGQERPQISTSRQGNTWVADLTGSSLKLASGGGQYRQSDPAPGITSVYAIPMGEDRVRIMVTGSEQPPSGTVTQRPNGEVVFSLASAAPANRLLSSNAALPVPPRPNPATANVGTAANTVAQAPARPSAPSVAAPAAPTSAPAANQPNQPAARPAEVAPSPEIAAQARRIIAQAERPNQPNAPLPNNTPQPAPPFQPGAVPPPVGDIAIGNINLVADTLDLGGPGQARVRRLVLREAPVRDVLQILSDTSGLSFVFREPEDVPGTPVQTVVTQTGASQVTTTTAAAEGRPASQAVITASIQNETVQDVFNYVLRVTGLQANRIGNTIFVGSSLPTAVQNLVMRTYRLNQIPATLESGTLQRDEGGTLSISGGDDIVRDAYETNRTATLRGAREQLLALAGGGQPLQGLQVIADARLNTVTLIGTPNIVNVASSYLAQLDARRRQVAVSVRIVDVAVNNTSDLGTSFQFRVGNYVGNINQNIGSPTTGNNVNFNFSPIPAFNATINASISNGTAKILTDPTLVIQEGSEGRVNVTQDVIGNIIRTVTAGSTTSLNTETVTAQIVQVGIILAIAVPQIDDNGFVTMYVDPVVSAPSVPVTLNTGGSSNASNVIQLIQRRQLSTGAVRVRDGQSLILAGLIDDSDQNTVSKVPILGDIPLLGALFRRTTTNRTRREVVVIITPHIVEDSDIVTAGYQYQPNDPDVRRLIEEGQRREPSVRPAGNTQTIPAQNRESQAPAQPSTPQS; this comes from the coding sequence ATGAAGCTGTCCGGTCCGTTAGTTTGGTTGTTAGTTGGTATGGGCTCTGGTTTAGCTGGCCTACCAGCCTGGGCTGCTGATTCGCAGGTCACAGGTATTCGCCTCTCCAACTCTGGCAACCGGCTAGAACTGAGCTTGGATCTCAAGGGACAGGAAAGGCCCCAGATTAGTACCTCGCGTCAGGGCAATACCTGGGTAGCTGATCTCACAGGTTCTAGCTTGAAGCTAGCCAGTGGCGGTGGGCAGTATCGGCAGAGTGACCCTGCGCCTGGTATTACCTCGGTCTATGCAATCCCGATGGGCGAAGACCGAGTTCGAATCATGGTCACCGGCTCTGAACAGCCGCCCAGTGGTACGGTGACGCAGCGCCCTAACGGTGAGGTTGTCTTTAGCCTGGCTAGTGCAGCACCTGCAAATCGGCTCTTGAGTTCCAACGCTGCCTTGCCAGTACCACCCAGGCCTAATCCAGCAACGGCAAATGTGGGAACCGCAGCGAATACGGTTGCTCAGGCACCTGCTAGACCATCGGCTCCATCAGTAGCGGCGCCTGCTGCTCCCACCTCTGCGCCTGCTGCTAATCAGCCTAATCAACCGGCTGCCAGACCTGCTGAAGTAGCGCCTTCTCCAGAAATAGCGGCTCAGGCACGGCGAATCATTGCTCAGGCAGAGCGTCCTAACCAACCGAATGCTCCTCTGCCCAACAATACTCCTCAACCCGCGCCCCCCTTTCAACCTGGAGCAGTCCCGCCTCCAGTTGGGGATATTGCAATTGGCAATATTAATTTGGTTGCAGACACCTTGGATTTAGGCGGCCCCGGTCAGGCTCGTGTTAGACGCTTAGTCCTTCGTGAGGCTCCTGTCCGCGACGTTCTGCAGATTCTATCTGATACTTCTGGCTTAAGCTTTGTTTTCCGGGAGCCGGAAGATGTTCCTGGCACTCCTGTGCAAACTGTTGTCACCCAAACAGGTGCAAGCCAGGTCACCACAACGACAGCAGCAGCGGAAGGGCGTCCGGCAAGCCAGGCGGTCATCACCGCTAGTATCCAGAACGAAACTGTTCAGGATGTTTTCAACTACGTGTTGAGAGTAACCGGGCTACAAGCGAACCGAATCGGCAACACAATCTTTGTAGGGTCTAGCTTACCGACTGCGGTGCAGAATTTGGTGATGCGCACCTATCGTCTGAACCAGATCCCCGCGACTTTAGAAAGCGGTACCCTTCAACGCGATGAGGGTGGCACCCTGAGTATTTCAGGCGGTGACGATATTGTTCGTGATGCTTATGAGACCAATCGGACTGCAACCTTGAGAGGGGCGCGGGAGCAATTGCTAGCCTTAGCTGGTGGTGGTCAGCCACTCCAGGGCTTGCAGGTAATTGCTGATGCTCGTCTCAATACAGTGACTCTGATTGGTACACCCAATATCGTCAATGTGGCTTCTAGCTACCTAGCTCAACTAGATGCACGCAGGCGTCAGGTGGCGGTGTCAGTCCGAATTGTTGATGTCGCGGTTAATAACACCAGTGACTTGGGAACTAGCTTCCAATTCAGGGTTGGGAATTATGTCGGGAACATCAACCAAAACATTGGCAGTCCTACAACTGGTAACAACGTTAACTTCAACTTCTCGCCAATCCCAGCGTTTAATGCCACGATCAACGCATCAATCTCTAATGGCACAGCGAAGATTCTGACCGATCCAACCTTGGTGATTCAGGAAGGGTCAGAGGGAAGGGTAAACGTTACCCAGGACGTGATTGGTAACATTATTCGGACTGTGACTGCGGGGTCAACCACATCGCTGAATACTGAGACGGTGACCGCTCAGATTGTCCAGGTTGGTATTATTCTGGCGATTGCTGTGCCTCAGATCGATGACAACGGCTTTGTCACTATGTACGTAGACCCAGTGGTGTCAGCCCCTTCTGTACCGGTCACGCTAAATACGGGCGGCAGCAGCAATGCCTCCAACGTCATTCAGCTCATTCAGCGGCGCCAACTGTCCACGGGAGCAGTCCGGGTGCGCGATGGGCAATCTCTGATTCTGGCCGGTCTGATTGACGATAGCGATCAGAACACAGTCAGCAAAGTTCCTATTCTTGGGGATATCCCGCTGTTGGGCGCTTTGTTCCGGCGCACGACGACTAATCGGACTCGTCGTGAAGTGGTAGTGATTATCACGCCTCATATCGTGGAGGATTCTGATATCGTCACAGCTGGCTATCAGTATCAGCCGAATGACCCCGATGTTCGACGGTTGATCGAAGAGGGACAACGCCGGGAGCCTAGCGTTCGCCCAGCCGGTAACACCCAAACGATACCTGCGCAGAACCGTGAGTCCCAGGCCCCAGCACAACCATCAACTCCGCAGAGCTAA
- a CDS encoding PilN domain-containing protein, with amino-acid sequence MLSGSSPLLIDQTGTANWELLMYALDINFLQDRADFRSDSPVRKAAAPRADTLGPLALGALVAAIFVGLGLATFIVAQTRIAARQQVLADLQQQQEQIKQQQQEVAQLTQELQQTREQTKALVGVFDQIQPWSALLQDLRSRVPNGVQLRGIAQQPDNTLVLTGQAVQFDPVSDLMLAVQNSPFLDPQKTQLTKVERAQDAARTGNPAISYEIRSALNDKPASQLLPDLQRQGAVGLVERIRTIQEIGALNQ; translated from the coding sequence GTGCTCTCTGGCTCCTCTCCGCTGCTGATCGACCAAACTGGGACTGCCAATTGGGAACTACTCATGTACGCTCTGGACATTAACTTTCTTCAAGACCGAGCTGATTTCCGGAGTGATTCTCCGGTCCGTAAGGCAGCTGCACCTAGGGCTGATACCCTGGGGCCTTTGGCTTTAGGCGCACTTGTTGCAGCTATCTTTGTTGGTCTAGGCCTGGCAACCTTTATCGTTGCGCAAACTCGCATTGCCGCTCGCCAGCAAGTCCTAGCCGATCTGCAGCAACAGCAGGAGCAGATCAAGCAGCAGCAGCAGGAAGTGGCTCAGCTCACGCAAGAACTACAGCAAACTCGTGAGCAAACCAAAGCCCTAGTGGGAGTCTTTGACCAGATTCAACCTTGGTCAGCTCTACTGCAAGATCTTCGCAGTCGCGTTCCCAACGGCGTCCAGCTTAGAGGCATCGCGCAGCAGCCGGACAATACTCTGGTTCTAACCGGCCAGGCTGTGCAGTTTGACCCGGTGAGCGATCTAATGTTGGCCGTACAAAACTCGCCATTTCTAGACCCTCAAAAAACCCAGCTGACTAAGGTAGAACGGGCTCAGGATGCTGCCAGGACAGGTAATCCGGCTATCTCTTACGAAATTAGAAGTGCACTTAACGACAAACCCGCCTCTCAACTGCTGCCCGACTTGCAGCGTCAGGGCGCAGTCGGCTTAGTAGAACGTATTAGAACCATTCAGGAAATCGGAGCTCTTAATCAATGA
- the pilM gene encoding type IV pilus assembly protein PilM — protein sequence MGVEITSERINIVQLRRQNQGLKLVNMVSAPVPEGVVEEGRITDPLTLAELLRTTLAEHKITTKRVATAVPVSVAVNRLIKLPAELDDAELREMVLNQEAALYLPFPREEADVDYQKLGITRDEDGIDRVEVMLVATSRETTESYLDTFRQAELQVDVIEVSSFALIRTVREKLRQFSPQEAVAIVDIEFDNTEISIVIDGVPQFSRTVPIGTFQIQSALARAMNIPPTRSTDMLQNMTVPLSPADGGGMMGAAAKGGNPGMAAILRILGDLADELRRSIDFYLTQGENLEIAQLLLAGPGGGLGQLDEFFSQRLSLPTEQIDPVSTLSLLSPEEILPSRRPGLGVVLGLGLREL from the coding sequence ATGGGCGTTGAAATAACGTCCGAGCGGATTAATATCGTCCAGTTGCGTCGTCAGAATCAGGGACTGAAATTAGTCAATATGGTTTCGGCACCGGTTCCGGAAGGTGTAGTTGAGGAAGGCAGAATTACCGATCCTCTAACCCTGGCGGAGCTACTACGCACAACTTTGGCAGAGCACAAGATCACCACCAAACGGGTTGCGACGGCTGTTCCCGTCAGCGTGGCTGTCAACCGTCTAATCAAGCTCCCTGCTGAGCTAGATGACGCAGAGCTACGCGAGATGGTGCTCAATCAGGAGGCTGCTCTGTATCTGCCTTTCCCACGCGAAGAGGCGGATGTCGACTATCAGAAGTTGGGTATCACCCGCGACGAGGATGGCATCGACCGAGTCGAGGTCATGCTAGTAGCAACCTCGCGGGAGACAACAGAGTCGTACTTGGATACCTTCCGGCAGGCCGAGTTGCAGGTGGATGTAATCGAGGTTTCTAGCTTTGCCTTGATTCGCACCGTTCGTGAGAAGCTGCGGCAATTTTCTCCGCAGGAAGCGGTGGCGATTGTCGATATTGAGTTCGATAACACCGAGATCAGTATTGTCATTGATGGAGTCCCCCAGTTCTCTCGGACAGTTCCCATCGGTACGTTCCAGATTCAGAGCGCCTTGGCGCGGGCGATGAATATCCCGCCTACGCGCAGCACCGATATGCTGCAAAACATGACTGTTCCTCTCTCGCCTGCTGACGGTGGTGGCATGATGGGAGCCGCAGCGAAGGGAGGCAACCCTGGTATGGCAGCAATCTTGCGCATCCTGGGAGATCTGGCAGATGAACTGCGGCGCTCTATCGATTTCTACCTAACTCAGGGAGAAAATCTGGAAATTGCCCAGTTGCTTCTGGCTGGACCTGGAGGTGGCTTAGGCCAGCTCGATGAATTCTTCAGCCAACGCTTGAGCTTACCCACCGAGCAGATTGATCCTGTCTCGACGCTATCTCTGCTCAGCCCCGAAGAAATCCTTCCCAGCCGCAGGCCAGGCTTGGGTGTGGTACTGGGTTTAGGTCTTCGGGAACTTTAA
- a CDS encoding A24 family peptidase yields the protein MDPIVVAPHVLALILGACVGSFLNVVVYRLPAGESLLSPPSHCPKCNARLRWFENVPVLGWLRLRGKCAHCGAPIAVRYPLVEAGTALLFLLSSLTFGSSLMTLAGFCLLSWLVALSLIDLDTMTLPNPLTQSGLVAGLVFQAVSGWGDSRQLLTQVATGIFGAVLGLWLFELINWLGTLWLGQTAMGAGDAKLSAMLGAWLGWQLLLLTAFMACAIGALIGVGGVALGLLSRRQPMPFGPFLALGGALSWFIGPRLLALYLNWVGLQPG from the coding sequence ATGGATCCGATCGTGGTTGCGCCGCATGTTCTGGCGCTGATCCTGGGTGCCTGTGTCGGCAGCTTTTTGAATGTTGTTGTCTACCGCTTGCCTGCAGGCGAGTCGTTATTGTCCCCTCCCTCCCACTGCCCTAAGTGCAACGCTCGTCTGCGCTGGTTTGAAAATGTGCCAGTTCTGGGTTGGTTGAGGTTGCGGGGCAAATGTGCTCATTGCGGTGCCCCAATCGCGGTGCGCTATCCTCTGGTGGAAGCAGGAACAGCCTTGCTGTTCTTATTGTCAAGTTTGACTTTTGGTAGTTCCCTGATGACCCTAGCTGGCTTCTGCCTCTTGAGCTGGCTAGTGGCCCTATCGCTGATTGACTTGGATACGATGACCCTGCCCAATCCTTTAACGCAGAGTGGTTTAGTGGCGGGTTTAGTCTTTCAAGCTGTATCTGGTTGGGGTGATAGCAGACAACTGCTCACTCAGGTAGCTACCGGGATTTTCGGGGCCGTGTTGGGCTTATGGCTTTTTGAATTGATTAACTGGTTGGGTACGTTGTGGTTAGGCCAAACAGCAATGGGCGCAGGGGATGCTAAGCTCTCAGCAATGCTAGGTGCTTGGTTAGGTTGGCAGTTATTGCTACTCACTGCTTTTATGGCTTGTGCCATTGGCGCCCTGATTGGGGTCGGGGGTGTTGCTTTAGGGCTACTGTCTCGACGTCAACCAATGCCCTTTGGACCATTTTTAGCGCTTGGTGGTGCATTAAGTTGGTTTATTGGCCCTAGATTATTAGCCCTCTATTTGAACTGGGTGGGACTACAACCAGGGTGA
- the leuB gene encoding 3-isopropylmalate dehydrogenase: MAAQTYRITLLSGDGIGPEIMTVAVAVLKAVGQQFDLNFEFQEALMGGAAIDAAGEPLPAETLEACRNSDAVLLAAIGGYKWDALPRHLRPETGLLGLRAGLGLFANLRPAKILPQLIDASSLKREVVEGVDIMVVRELTGGVYFGQPKGIFTTETGEKRGVNTMAYTESEIDRIGRVAFEAARKRGSRLCSVDKANVLEVSQLWRDRITQLATEYADVELSHLYVDNAAMQLVRAPKQFDTIVTGNLFGDILSDAAAMLTGSIGMLPSASLGASGPGVFEPVHGSAPDIAGQDKANPLAQVLSAAMLLRYGLNQSAAADQVEQAVLTVLDQGYRTGDIMASGCQAVGTQAMGEALLRALEQPVQ, translated from the coding sequence ATGGCTGCACAGACCTACCGCATTACCTTACTCTCCGGCGATGGTATCGGTCCTGAGATTATGACCGTTGCTGTGGCAGTGCTTAAAGCGGTCGGTCAACAGTTCGACTTGAACTTTGAGTTTCAGGAAGCCCTGATGGGGGGAGCAGCCATTGATGCTGCCGGTGAACCTCTGCCTGCTGAAACTCTAGAAGCTTGCCGCAATAGTGATGCAGTCCTACTGGCTGCTATTGGCGGTTACAAGTGGGATGCTCTGCCGCGTCATTTGCGTCCAGAGACCGGTTTGCTGGGTCTTCGTGCCGGGCTGGGGCTATTTGCCAATCTGCGTCCTGCCAAGATTTTGCCTCAACTAATCGATGCTTCCAGCCTCAAGCGCGAAGTCGTAGAAGGGGTAGACATCATGGTCGTGCGCGAATTAACTGGGGGGGTTTACTTCGGGCAGCCCAAAGGCATCTTCACCACCGAAACTGGTGAAAAACGCGGCGTCAACACGATGGCTTATACCGAGTCAGAAATTGACCGGATTGGTCGAGTGGCCTTTGAGGCAGCACGTAAGCGTGGTAGTCGGTTGTGCTCGGTGGATAAGGCGAATGTGCTAGAGGTTTCGCAACTCTGGCGCGACCGCATCACTCAATTGGCTACAGAATATGCCGATGTCGAGCTGAGCCATCTTTACGTCGATAATGCTGCCATGCAACTGGTGCGGGCTCCTAAGCAGTTCGACACGATTGTGACGGGCAATTTGTTTGGCGACATTCTCTCCGATGCTGCTGCCATGCTCACCGGTAGTATCGGTATGTTGCCCTCTGCCAGCTTGGGAGCGTCAGGACCTGGTGTGTTTGAGCCAGTTCACGGTTCTGCACCCGATATTGCAGGACAAGATAAAGCCAATCCTTTAGCTCAAGTGCTGAGTGCAGCGATGCTACTGCGCTACGGCTTAAATCAGAGTGCCGCTGCCGATCAGGTCGAGCAAGCTGTTCTCACGGTGTTGGATCAGGGCTATCGCACCGGAGATATTATGGCGTCTGGTTGTCAAGCTGTAGGCACGCAGGCAATGGGTGAAGCACTTCTACGGGCGCTAGAACAGCCCGTGCAGTAA